The uncultured Mailhella sp. genome segment TGTCGCCTCATCGCGACATGCTGCCGAAATAATACTCTGGCGAGTGTTCTGCCGAGAAAAGACACTCTCTGCCCTTCATGTCCGGGGCAGGTAAACCTTCAACACGAGGAGACTCATTATGAAAAAGTTCTGTTTGAGTGCCATCCTGGCCGCTGTTCTTATGTTGCCCTGTGCACAGGCCGCGTCCGCTGCTGAAGATGCCATGGGCGTGTATGTTGCCCCCCGAGTCATGCTGAACGTTCAGCACTTCCGAGGCAACGTGTACGGTGATCAGGGCCTTGCCTACAGCCATTCCACGCACGACGTGAGTGTGGGCGGAGGTCTGGCCGTGGGGTACGACTTCAGCCGCAACTTCGACATGCCTTTCCGTATGGAACTCGAATACGCCGCCTACGGCTCCGTGTCCGACGACTTCCATGAAGACGGCCATGCGTCCGCCATTGAGATGGAAGAAAGCCTGCAGACCGTGCTGTTCAATGTGTACTGGGATCTGCATGACCTCACCTTCTATCAGGTCACTCCCTATGTGACCGCCGGTGCCGGTATGGGGATTCTGAAGAGCAAGTACAGCTGGAACAACGGCGTGGAGAACTACGGCGGCGGTGCGAGCGACACCAAGGCCGTGTTTGCCGGTCAGATCGGCCTCGGCTTCTCCTACGCCGTCAACGACACCTTTGCCGTTGATCTCGGCTACCGTTTCCTCATGATGGGCGATGGTTTTGCCCGCGGCAGTCTCTCCGATGCTTCGCAGAGCATCTGTGCCAACCTGAATACCGACCGCAACTTCGCTCATATGGTGAGCCTGGGCCTGCGCGCCACCTTCTAACTTCTTTGGACAGGTAGCCTCCGGATATGCGTTTTCTGCTTGTCTGGGGGCTTTATTATTTTAATGCAATTGATCTATATTGTAATCCATTTGCTTATCCATTTCAGTATATTATTGTAGTGTTGAGTACTTTGACAACCTTATGGCTGTGTCGAGAATTATTATTCTCTTGATATGAACGATCACATAGAGCTGTGCTAAAGAGAGGTCAATCATGCGATCGAATTCATGTTTGTTCATATCCGACCGTGGTCGCCGCAGAGCGATGTCGGTCAGCGACAAAAAAGGGAAACACAATCTGGCAGTCGCGCACAAGTTTGTGCCGAACCTGGGGTGGCGTAATAGAAGACAGCCTTAAAAGATTTCCTCCCCCAGGTCGCTGCCTCGGTCTGTGTAGGGTAAAAAGTAGTTTTCTCCAAAAAACTGACAGTCTGGGATCTGGGCAGACCGTTTTGATGCTTTCAAGGCTGTCGTTTTCTGTTCGTCTACCAGGGGGACCTTTCTACTGTTTTTGCCTTCCTTGTGATATATGGCGTGATATACGAAAAAAGCACTTATGAAGTTATCCTCATAAGTGCCTGAAATTTATGGTGTCCCCGGCGTGAGTCGAACACGCGGCCTACTGCTTAGGAGGCAGTCGCTCTATCCATCTGAGCTACGAGGACACGAAAAGAAAGATTAGCCCTTGGGTACGAGACTGTCAAGGGTGGAAAAAGCACGAGCTGACAAGACGGCGTCATGACGCGCTACGTCGTCCGGCATAGGCGGCCGCTGCTTCATGTGCTGCACAACACCGCGTCGGCTCAGGAAATTTTTTCGATGTAGCGCACGCGAAGATGCAGATCCTTCGCGTCGGCGTTCCTTTTCTTGCCGATTTCGCCCGTGATTCTGACGGTATCCTGAGGCGTGATGTCAAGCTGACCGAACACGTGCGGAGGAATGTCTATGGTCATGGTGCCGCTCTTGTCCTGGAAAGTGTATCTGTTTTTCTCCAGATGCTTGACGATGTTGCCTTCGAGAACGCAGGTGGTCATGTCGCCGGCCTTGACGGCCGCCTGCACGGTGTTGATGAGTTTCTGGCTGTCGCTGGGGCCCCGGAATCCGGCATATGCCGAGGTCGATATCAGCAGAGCTATGGACAGGGATGCGGCCAGAACGGAAATTTTCATGCTATCCTCCGGTACAATATACGGATATGAATGTCGTTGCAGATGATGGTAGAGTATTTTTATAACGGCTGCAACAGATGAAATCTGTTTTTGTGGCATTTCAAAATATTTGAAATGCCGCAGAGTATGTCGAGCTCAGCTCGACACTATTGACGAGTGCTTAATACAAGAGCGACCGCTCGAAGAGACGTGCTCTCGGAGCGGTTGTTCTTGTCGTATCTGGGAGAATCTGTTGCGGATTTCAGACTCGGGGAGCGGCGATGCCGACCGGAAGGCGCGGTTAATCCGGCTCTGCCTGCCAAGGAATGAGGGCCTTGGCGTCTGGAAGACCGTGCGTGCGTCAGACTTCGGCGCCGACGCGCATGAGCTCAAAGGTGACGCCCTGCGGTCCGGCCACAAAGGAGCAGTTGTCGCTCGCCTTGTTGATCAGTTTGCAGCCGAATTCGTTGACGAGAGTTTCGGCCATGACGTTGGGATCGTCCACGCGGACGCCGATATGGTTGATGCCGCAGGCGGAACCGTCGGGCATGGAGGAGTCGGCAGAAATTTTCTTGAGGAAAATCTGCACGCCGGTGAGCGTGACGACGGCGCCGTCGGCTCCGCCGAATTTGCGGAAGCGGACGAATTCCGCACCGAAGGCCTTGGTCCAGAACGCAATCATGGCGTCAAGGTCGGTGCAGCAAAGATGGACATGATCGAAAGAAGTCATGGCATGCCTCGATGTTAGAGCGTTGTGACGGAGAATGGAGAAAGGATGCGCGTGAGAGGGGGGCGCTTTCCGTGTTTTGTCGTTTTGCCGTGCCCGCGTCGGCGGGAGCGGAATGTTTGCCCGGCGGGCGTATTTGGGGAAGACGCGGCGGCGTTCGTCGAGAAAGAAGACACGCCGCTTCGGAGTCTGCGACGCCTGTGGACGGTCAGACTCAGGCTCCCTCCGCCTCGTTTCCGCTGAAGGCAAGAATGCGGAAGCAGGTGGCGGGCACGAGCAGGGTTCCGTCTTCGTGGAGAATGCGGGTAGCCTTCTTGATGGCCCGGCCGGTAGTGTCGTGCGTCATGAGCACGAGGGACACGCAGTCGTCGCGGGTGGCCGCCTTCTGAATGAGCTGGGCGAAGCTGATGCCTTCCTTGGCGAACACGGTGGCGATGTCGCGCAGCACGCCGGGGGTGTCGCGCACGGTGGCGCGCACGTACCAGGGACTTTCCGCCTCGTCGGAAGGAAGAATTTCGGCGTCGGGCAGGGTGTGAACGAAGCCGGTGTTGGCTTCGGAGCTGTTCACGTCGTCGCGTCGGGCCAGGGCCAGCAGATCGCCGAGCACAGCGCTGGCCGTGGGGCGGCTGCCCGCGCCGAGGCCGTGCAGGAACAGCGAGCCGACGGCGTTGCCTTCGATGCGCACGGCGTTGTAGGCGCCGTTCACCCGGGCAAGGAGCATGGAATGATGCACGAGCGCGGGGAACACTCCGGCTTCGATTTTGCCGTTTTCGTCGCGGGCCTGACCGATGAGCTTGATGCGGTAGCCGAACTCGCGGGCGAACTGTATGTCCAGCGGATTGAGGCCGCGGATGCCCTCGATGGAGAGCTGGGAGAAATCGTAGTGGACGCCCCAGGCCAGTCGGATGAGCAGCACCAGCTTGTGGGCGGCGTCCTGACCGTCGATGTCCAGCGAGGGATCGGCTTCGGCAAGGCCGAGATCCTGCGCTTCCTTGAGCGCGGTGGGGAAGTCGAAGCCGTGGCTGTTCATTTCGGAAAGAATGTAGTTGGACGTGCCGTTCAGGATGCCCATCACCGAGGTGATGTGATTGCCGGCAAGGCTGTCGCGCAGGGTCTGAATGACGGGAATGGCGCCCGCGGAACTGGCTTCGTAGCCGAGGGCCACGTTTTTCCTTGCGGCGAGCGAGAAGATTTCCCGGCCGTATTCGGCAAGCAGCGCCTTGTTGGCCGTGACGACGGACTTGCCGTTTTCCATGGAGCGCAGAATCAGTTCCCGGGCCGTGGTAGTTCCGCCCATGAGTTCCACGACCACCTGAATGTCGGGGTCGTCGGCAAGGGACAGGGCGTTGTCGGTGAGGACGACGCCTGCGGGCAGATCGCGCTTTTTGGCGAGATTGTGGACGGCCACCGCCTTGATCGTAATTTCGCGGCCGGTTCTGCGCAGAATTTCGTCGTGATTCTTTTGCAGCATTTCCACGAGGCCGCTGCCGACCGTACCGAGGCCGGCGATACCGATGCAAAGGTTCTGAGACATGCAAGCTCCAAAGGAGGAAAGAGGTTGTGCCGGAAGTGCCGACGGCGGATTTTTCCGGTGTTGCGGGCGGTTGGCGGTTGGCGGTCCGGCCGTCCGGAGTATCCGTCGGGGGGCGGCGTGATGTCAAACGGCGCTCAAAGACGGGCGCATGTGCTTCGCCCGTCTTTGAGCGGAGGGATCAGCCTTCCTGAAGCACCTTCTTGATGCCCTGAAGGGCCTGTCTGGTGCGTTTCTGATTTTCGATGAGGGCAAAGCGCACGTATTCGTCGCCCATCTGTCCGAATCCGATGCCCGGCTGCACGGCCACGTGGCCTTTCTGCAGCAGCAGCTTGGAAAACTCCATGGAGCCCATGGCGCGGAACGGTTCGGGAATGCGGCCCCACGCGAACATGGTGGCCTTGGGCGGCGTGATGGGCCAGCCTATGCGGTTGAGGCCCGCGCAGAGCACGTCGCGGCGCTTGCGGTATTCGTCGCAGATTTTTTCCACGGCGTCGCGCGGGGCGTTGAGGCCCACGGTGGCCGCAATCTGGATGGGCTGGAAGATGCCGTAGTCGAGATAGCTCTTGATGCGGGTGAGAATGTGGACGAGGTCGCGGTTGCCGAGACAGAAGCCCATGCGCCATCCGGCCATGGAGTAGCCCTTGGTCATGGAATAGAATTCCACGCCCACGTCTTCCGCGCCCTTGGCCTGCAGGAAGCTCGGGGCCTTGTAGCCGTCGTAGCACAGATCGGCGTAGGCCATGTCGTGGATGACCCACATTTTATGTTCCTTGGCGAATTCCACGATGCGCTCGAAGAAGGGCAGATCCACGACCTGCGTGGTGGGGTTCTGCGGATAGCTGATGATGAGCAGCTTGGGCTTGGGCCAGGTCTGCTTGGTGGCGGTGAGCAGATCTTCAAAGAAGTCGCGGTCTTCGGCTACGGGAATGCGGCGCACGTCGGCCCCGCAGATGACGGGGGCGTACACGTGGATGGGATAGGTGGGATCGGGCGCGAACACGACGTCGCCGGGGTTCAGCATGGCGAGGCACAGATGGGCGAGCCCCTCCTTGGAACCGATGGTGGCTATGGCCTGCGTTTCGGGATCGAGATGCACGTCGTAGCGGCGGGCGTAGAGATCGCAGATGGCCTTGCGCAGGTTCGGAATGCCGCGGGAAACGGAATAGCGGTGATTCACGGGCTTGCGGGCCGCTTCGCACAGTTTGTCCACGATGAATTTGGGCGTCGGCAGATCGGGATTGCCCATGGACAGGTCAACAATGTCGATGTTCTGCTGGCGGAGCTGCTTCTTGATGTCTCCCACAACGGCGAAGGCGTAGGGAGGGAGACGGTCTATCCTCGAAAATTCGGGCATACTGTCCTCACAGTACGGAAAAAGCCAGGCCGGGCCGTGCGTT includes the following:
- a CDS encoding acyloxyacyl hydrolase codes for the protein MKKFCLSAILAAVLMLPCAQAASAAEDAMGVYVAPRVMLNVQHFRGNVYGDQGLAYSHSTHDVSVGGGLAVGYDFSRNFDMPFRMELEYAAYGSVSDDFHEDGHASAIEMEESLQTVLFNVYWDLHDLTFYQVTPYVTAGAGMGILKSKYSWNNGVENYGGGASDTKAVFAGQIGLGFSYAVNDTFAVDLGYRFLMMGDGFARGSLSDASQSICANLNTDRNFAHMVSLGLRATF
- a CDS encoding aminotransferase class I/II-fold pyridoxal phosphate-dependent enzyme, giving the protein MPEFSRIDRLPPYAFAVVGDIKKQLRQQNIDIVDLSMGNPDLPTPKFIVDKLCEAARKPVNHRYSVSRGIPNLRKAICDLYARRYDVHLDPETQAIATIGSKEGLAHLCLAMLNPGDVVFAPDPTYPIHVYAPVICGADVRRIPVAEDRDFFEDLLTATKQTWPKPKLLIISYPQNPTTQVVDLPFFERIVEFAKEHKMWVIHDMAYADLCYDGYKAPSFLQAKGAEDVGVEFYSMTKGYSMAGWRMGFCLGNRDLVHILTRIKSYLDYGIFQPIQIAATVGLNAPRDAVEKICDEYRKRRDVLCAGLNRIGWPITPPKATMFAWGRIPEPFRAMGSMEFSKLLLQKGHVAVQPGIGFGQMGDEYVRFALIENQKRTRQALQGIKKVLQEG
- a CDS encoding NirD/YgiW/YdeI family stress tolerance protein, which produces MKISVLAASLSIALLISTSAYAGFRGPSDSQKLINTVQAAVKAGDMTTCVLEGNIVKHLEKNRYTFQDKSGTMTIDIPPHVFGQLDITPQDTVRITGEIGKKRNADAKDLHLRVRYIEKIS
- a CDS encoding homoserine dehydrogenase, with translation MSQNLCIGIAGLGTVGSGLVEMLQKNHDEILRRTGREITIKAVAVHNLAKKRDLPAGVVLTDNALSLADDPDIQVVVELMGGTTTARELILRSMENGKSVVTANKALLAEYGREIFSLAARKNVALGYEASSAGAIPVIQTLRDSLAGNHITSVMGILNGTSNYILSEMNSHGFDFPTALKEAQDLGLAEADPSLDIDGQDAAHKLVLLIRLAWGVHYDFSQLSIEGIRGLNPLDIQFAREFGYRIKLIGQARDENGKIEAGVFPALVHHSMLLARVNGAYNAVRIEGNAVGSLFLHGLGAGSRPTASAVLGDLLALARRDDVNSSEANTGFVHTLPDAEILPSDEAESPWYVRATVRDTPGVLRDIATVFAKEGISFAQLIQKAATRDDCVSLVLMTHDTTGRAIKKATRILHEDGTLLVPATCFRILAFSGNEAEGA
- a CDS encoding VOC family protein; the encoded protein is MTSFDHVHLCCTDLDAMIAFWTKAFGAEFVRFRKFGGADGAVVTLTGVQIFLKKISADSSMPDGSACGINHIGVRVDDPNVMAETLVNEFGCKLINKASDNCSFVAGPQGVTFELMRVGAEV